In Rhodospirillum rubrum ATCC 11170, a genomic segment contains:
- the bchJ gene encoding bacteriochlorophyll 4-vinyl reductase — translation MDPSPSATPIPPHGRIGPNAIIRVIDALRTTIGETACARIVEEAGLATYLDQPPQAMVDETEVARLHGALRANLDRETAEAVCRDAGEATAGYLLANRIPAAAQSVIKLLPPGLGSRALLAGIGRHAWTFAGSGQFTIRHGTPLVLSIAHCPLCHALAGHAPACSYYAATFEGLYRVLISPHARVREIACQAAGAPACQFAVTWTRAASAP, via the coding sequence ATGGATCCCTCCCCATCCGCCACCCCGATCCCCCCCCACGGCCGTATCGGGCCCAATGCCATCATCCGCGTCATTGACGCGCTGCGGACCACCATCGGCGAAACCGCCTGCGCCCGCATCGTCGAAGAGGCCGGGCTCGCCACCTATCTCGACCAGCCGCCCCAGGCCATGGTCGATGAAACCGAGGTCGCCAGATTGCACGGCGCCCTGCGCGCCAATCTTGACCGCGAGACCGCCGAGGCGGTCTGTCGCGACGCCGGCGAGGCCACCGCCGGCTATCTGCTGGCCAATCGCATCCCCGCCGCCGCGCAAAGCGTCATCAAGCTGTTGCCGCCGGGGCTGGGCAGCCGCGCCCTGCTCGCCGGCATCGGCCGTCACGCCTGGACCTTCGCCGGCAGCGGCCAGTTCACCATCCGCCATGGCACCCCCCTGGTGCTCTCGATCGCCCATTGCCCGCTGTGCCATGCCCTCGCCGGCCACGCCCCGGCCTGTTCCTATTACGCGGCGACCTTCGAGGGCCTCTACCGGGTTCTGATCAGCCCCCATGCCCGGGTGCGCGAAATCGCCTGCCAAGCCGCCGGCGCGCCGGCCTGCCAGTTCGCCGTCACCTGGACGCGGGCGGCGAGCGCGCCGTGA
- the puhE gene encoding putative photosynthetic complex assembly protein PuhE has translation MSDIGVPMLYTLFVWWFGTGAVLFLDGLPRHTFKWTMLGATVLFGAGLWGLHATADNTSVGATYSAFTCGFLIWAWQEVSFYTGWVTGPRKVCCPPGCRGWKHFLHALHANLWHELSMALSAALVVWLTWGAPNQVGTWTFMVLWWMHESARLNVLFGVRNLNAEFLPEHLAHMKGFLTQKPINLLFPISVTASTVALVVMVMQASDPATSGHHTAGLAMLGALLGLAIIEHWFLILPLPFAELWGWYMRSRERWRTTGPTPPAAPPPSSFAGAAAPVTPGPRAAAKCQVSSVES, from the coding sequence GTGTCCGATATCGGCGTGCCGATGCTCTATACGCTGTTCGTCTGGTGGTTCGGCACCGGCGCGGTTCTGTTTCTCGATGGCCTGCCTCGCCATACCTTCAAATGGACGATGCTGGGGGCCACCGTGCTGTTTGGCGCCGGGCTCTGGGGGCTCCATGCCACCGCCGACAACACCTCGGTCGGCGCCACCTATTCGGCTTTCACCTGCGGCTTTCTGATCTGGGCTTGGCAAGAGGTCAGCTTCTATACGGGGTGGGTCACTGGCCCGCGCAAGGTGTGCTGTCCCCCCGGTTGTCGGGGTTGGAAGCATTTCCTCCATGCCCTTCACGCCAATCTCTGGCACGAATTATCGATGGCGCTCTCGGCCGCCCTCGTCGTCTGGCTCACCTGGGGCGCGCCCAATCAGGTCGGCACCTGGACCTTCATGGTCTTGTGGTGGATGCATGAAAGCGCCCGGCTCAACGTGCTGTTTGGCGTGCGCAATCTGAACGCCGAGTTCCTGCCCGAGCATCTGGCCCATATGAAGGGCTTCCTGACCCAGAAGCCGATCAATCTGTTGTTCCCGATCTCGGTCACCGCCTCGACCGTGGCCCTGGTGGTCATGGTGATGCAGGCCTCCGATCCGGCGACCAGCGGCCATCACACCGCCGGTCTGGCCATGCTCGGCGCCCTGCTCGGCCTCGCCATCATCGAGCATTGGTTTTTAATTTTGCCCCTGCCCTTCGCCGAATTATGGGGCTGGTACATGAGGTCGCGCGAGCGCTGGCGCACGACCGGCCCGACGCCGCCCGCCGCCCCGCCGCCGTCCTCTTTTGCCGGCGCCGCCGCGCCGGTCACACCCGGCCCTCGCGCCGCAGCCAAATGCCAGGTAAGCTCCGTCGAGTCCTGA